TTGGCCTGTTTTCCCTGATAAAACTCCTCCCAGCGGCTCTCGAAGAAGCGGCGCATGATGTGCCCAGCCTTGCCTACTTCAGAGTCATCCTCGTTGAAAGTCTGGCAGTTGTCAAATACCAGGAGGGCATCAGCCGCAAACTCCTCTGAGCTGGTGTACCTGGACAGGGCAGGGGCAAAACTGTGAGCTGGGTAGGAGTTGCAGCAGTAGCAAAGACCGGGCGGTTCACCCACATCTACTTACCCTCCCCTGAGCAGCCGCTCCCGCATGGTGGAAAAATCCATAGGATTTTTGATGATGCGCCGGTACCCACTCACCAAACGTGGGTTCACAGGCTCTAGGAAAGGCCAGGCTGCATCATGGGACTCCATCTCCATCAGGATAATCCTATCATTAGAGGGACAATGATGGCTCCATCTCAGGAAGCAAATATACTGACCCCTCCCAGCCCTTTCCTCTGGCAGAGGTAGAGCCAACTGTCCCCCCAGGATTCACTCAACTCACTCGCAAAATGTGAGATCACTGTGGTGGTTCCGCATAGAGAGTCGCCGCCGCTTGGAGGGGGAGAGCCCTTCTTCCGAGTACCGAGGCCCTGCTGCTGGGCTTTCTCGGCCCCTCAACAGTACCCGGCGTCGGCGGCCATCACCCTCTGAGAAGTTCAGCGAATAACCACTTTTCCGCTTCTGGCCACGCTTTGGGAAACCAGGCTTCTGAGTGAATTCTCCCTCCACCTGCTTAGTATAGGAAACAGGTGAGATTAGCAACAGCTGGAGATGCACTGCTTGCCCTACTACAATCTCTGCCTAAATATGATTTAAGGCTTCAAAATACTATCATGCATAAGCCGGCATTGGTTTATTCACATAACCCAATGAAGTAGGTAAAAGGGAAGGTatagttattctcattttatagagacAGCAATTAAAGCTATAGaatttaagtgacttgtccaaaaaAGGACTTAGAACCCAGGTCCCCTAATACCCAGTCTAGGACTCTTTCCAAGGAGAGGAGAGATTGAGGATAATCTCTGATTTCTGTTTGAGTGTGGGAAAGAAAGAGCAGAAGCCTTACCTGAGCCAAACAGACAGTACAGAACCAATCTCCTTCTGGGACAGCCTCCATCTTGGGACGATGGCAGTAAATGTGGCAGCCACGGtcacacccatcacaaagcagaaGAAACTCATCATTGTCACCCTTCCGGCAGACTAGACATGTCTGGACCAAGGTTGTGAGGAGGCAGAATGAGCTCTCCAGCCTCTACCTGCCAGTGACCCCACCCCGCCCCTGCTGGCTGGCCCCTCAGCCTCTCCAGGCTCTCTCAGCCTCTTACCACTTTGTTGACAGACTTCTCCCAGGCAATGGACCTCTCCAGCTGGCCCAGGCACAAGCACACCTGGGCTGCGCTCCGGCACCGCTCGAGGGTCTGGCGCCAGACACGAATGCGAGGGGTGATCTCATATGATCTGGAGGGAGAAAGTGGTGATCTTTGGAGAAGGAGCGGATCCACTAAAGAGGGAACTTATCCCTTTCTCTCCAAGACCAAGAATGGAGGGTGGGAGTCACTCACATCTCTGTAGTGGTGCCCTCAGGGGCACCATTAGGTGTGCTAAGCAGGGCCTTCTCCAGCACAACCTCATGAGTTGGCCAGAGGGGCTCCCGCAGGTACCGCCGTTCTACATTCTGTTCCAGGGCAGCCAGCCGCATCACAGCCAGGTCCAAAGGGTTGGTAGTTTTACGCTGAGGTGCCAGTCCCTCCCTGCCCCGACCTCGCCAGGTGATATCCTCCTGGGAGTCGGAGAGGTGCTCACAGTAGGCCAAGTCTTCACGGGTAGAGTCTGGGCTAGGACATGTCCAGCCCTTCAGTTAAGAGAGAGGAATAAAACTCACTGTAAAAGGAGGAAAATTtggcataggaaaaaaaaaaacaaaaacaagacccaCTTAAGGTAGGTCACCTGTGAAGTAGGGACCCAGGGTTTTTTCTAACAGGGCATAAGGGACTAATGCTTTTCCCCAACCTTCCTACACAGTGCCAATCCCAGCATACCCGAATCTGCAGATCAGACATGATAACCCGCTGCTCCAGCTCCTCTACCCATTGAAGCACTGCTAGGTCTGTCTCGTATGTCTTCTCTTTGGGGGACCAGCTCATAATCCCTTCTTGAAAGGCAGGTAGTTGCCTGGGCTCAAAGATGGGGTCTGAGAAGAGAGGTGGCAGAGGGAGAGGCCCATCAGGCTGTTGTCCCTAGCAGCAGCTCAATGCTTATCCTGGGCTCTTCAGCTCAAGCTGGGTGTAGGAATGTATTTACCAGCTGAGGGCCGCAGGCAGACTTCCTGCAAGAAGTCCCTGTGCTTGTTAAGGTGTTTGTGAAGTGCCTTCTCCCGGATACCTCGGGGGTGTAGGGCCTTGAGCATGGCATCCAACATCTCAGGATCTCGTATCCACCACCAGCCTGAGCACATCTCTGTGAGCAGATGAGATATATGTGGGGCGCCAGCTGTGAAGCACTGCCCACACCGGATGCCCTCACTCCAAGGTCACTCACCAGGTGGGACAGGCTGGGCTGTCAGCTGGGTTAGGTAACGCTGTTCCATCTGTTTGAAGAACTTACTGGGAGGTCTCCCTCTCCGTTTGGGCTGTCCCAGCCCTGTGGGACTCTGTGGCATTTCTCCAGGGTCTCCTGCTCGCCTCTTAGGGGCCAACCCAGCCAAGGGCGTGGAAGAGAACTGCACTGGAGAACAAGGGTTGGCAGCACTAGGTCTATTCATCTGTGAATAAAATGAGACATAAGGAAATGAGGATGTTTTCATGTTTATAGGTTCCCTCAACTTCAGGCAGCAGCTCCACACCCAGGCAATGGTGCCTGTGGCAAGATGAAATCAAGTGCATACTACTAATTCTGGCTACTTACTGGCTTGGAGGAGGCAAGCTGCTGAGGGGAGGGAGTGGGTTGGTCCTCAGAAACTGCAGGGGGCGGTGTGGGGGCAGCATTGCAGGGCATCTGGGCTGAGATGTTAAACCAGAGTGCTTGAGGATCAGGGCTGGATTCTGCCTCATCAGGCTCTGGCTCCTCCGGGGGTTGTGATGGAGCTGGGTCTAGTTTTCCCGGACTGCTATCAGGTGTGAGGACTGAGCTGCTCAACAGGGAGCTATGGCTCTGAGTCTGGCTCAGCCAAGACAGGAAGGCTGACTGGCTGAGGTCATGCTGGCTCTGACCCAGTGACAAAGGGGAGCCTTCTTGCTCCAGGAACCCCTTATGGGACTGAAGCTGAAGCTgaagctgaggctggggctgggcaggagCATGAAGCTGAGCCTCAGGCTGAAGCTGGGCCTGGGGCTGTTCTGAATCCTGACCCCTGACAGGGGACTTAAGATGCCTAGGTTGCATAGACCCGGGCTTAGTTTTTCGAGGTCGGCCTCGGGCCCGGGCAGGAGAACTGGCAGTGGTGTTGGAGCCAGCTAACTCCATCTTCATAGAGAAGAGGGCAGGGTTGAGTGACGCATGGGCTGCCACTTTTAAGGAGTCAGTTTCCTTCTTTATCACCTCCTCAGGAACTGTAAAGAGAAGTAAAGAGTTAAGCCATATGCTGACATACAAGGGAAAAGTAAGAGGGTATATAAACTTAGGAcctatactttctttttctcttggacTTAGTCCCCCTTTTTTGAGATTCCACTGGGAAGAGCTTATATGCCAATGAACACAGTATCTGGGGAAGAAACACTATTCTCCCAAGtaatcagcagcagcagcacaatcataagctaacatttattgcGAAACAACTACGGGTTAAGTATTATTCTAAGAGACTTAACTCATTTTAATCCTCTCAGTAGCCTTATGAAGTACATACACTATTATTATCTCAacttcacaaatgaagaaacagaatcaTACAGCTGGAAATGGCAGAGCAGGTGGGTAGGCAGCTTTACTCTAaaatctgtgctcttaaccattaCGCTATATtatcagaaaatgaaagaagccCAAGACTACTAAGGAAAAGGAATTATTTAATTCTTGTTTGATAGGACTCAGAATCCACACTCCCACAGGCACACCTACCTAAGTTCCCCTCTGTTCCTTCTACAAAGATACCAGCCAAATACGGCAATACCCAGTAGCGACGTCTGTAGCGGTCCTGACCCAGGGAGACCGCCCGAAGCATCTGGGATGAGTGAAGCAGCTTTTTGCGAAAGAAAAGCTGACGCTGGGTAGAcaatgaaaatgaagatgaatAAACACATTTCCAGAGTGACAGTGGTGAATTCATCCAGTATATCAGAGAAAGGCAATGGCTCTCAGTCCCTCTATAAAAGTGATGCCATCTGGGCCTAATTCAGAAGGTGATTAAGtttgggagcggtggctcacgcctgtaatcccagcactttgggaggccaaggcaggtggattgctagagcccaggagttcagaaccagccttggtaacatatggaaactgtctctacaaaaacacaaaaattagccaggcatggtggctcctgcctgtagtcccagctacttgggagaatcacctaagcccaggaggctgaggctgcagtgagccatgatcgtgccactgcactccagcctgggtaacagaaaccccatctcaaaagaataaaaattaaaattcagtttaaaaaagaagCTGATCAATTCTTGCCCAGCCCATATCTCCAACTCTTGGGAGGTTAGAAGCACAATACCTTGCTGAGTTTTTCTATCTGGCGCTCTAGCTCTGGGATGCTAGATGCTGTGGCATCAACCTAGGGAGAAACACATGGGCATTATGAAAAAGGAGGTTATCAGATTCAAGAAAGaggaatttattttctaactCCCACTTTCCTTGATCTTGGGCCAGTACCTCTCCATCTCTTCGACCCCTGCGGCCAGGGACAGCTGCTATagactcctcttcttcctcttcttccatgCCACTGGTCTCCTCCATGATCCGAGAACTGCGCCTCCGTCCCAGGCATTCCTCTGGCCCTTCCATCTCTACTTCAGACCGCCCAGTTCGCTTGGCCAGAACAGTTTTCAGCCTTGAAATAGATGGAGAAAGATTAAGggaaggccaagtgtggtggctcacacctgtaattccagcactttgggaggccaagacaggcggatcacctgaggtcaggagttcgagaccagcctggccaacatggtgaaaccctgtctctactaaaaatacaaaaatcagccaggtgtggtggcatgggcctgtaatcccagctacttgggaggctgaggcagaagaatcgcttgaacctgggaggcggaggtggcagtgagccaagattgcgctatcgcattccagcctaggcgacagaggaagactccatctcaaaaaaaaaaaattacgggAAACTGGTGAGGAACATGATAGTGCCACAAAAGAAATACCTTGACTCTAAACCATCCTGGGCCCTGGTAAGGTCCCAAACCCAGGGAAGGGGCTAAAGCATCACATTTCAAGCCAAAACCCTGGCTATGCTTCACCCGCCCCACTTCTCTCCTCTCTGAGGCTCTACTCTCTGTCTGGTCCCTACCTCCGGAGCCGGCCTTCAACAATCCACTTGTTTTTCCTGTAGCTGGACATACTCTCCAGAGTCTTGTCAATCTCACTGCAGGGGAATAGGGAATAGGATGAAGTGGCAgcacaaaaaaagggaaaggaggcTCAAGGGTAAAGGGGCTGCAGCTGAAAAAGGAGTTCCAGCCTAGAACCCAGATTGGGTGAATGGCAGAAGGCTTAGGCTCTCCCAGGGAGGGCACTGCAATTCAGTCCCAAGTCATTCCAGCATCTTCAGAACATGGCAGTGAACACACATTTCTGAGGACTTCTGGAAGGCTACAAGTCCTCCACCCCATTCTGATGCAAGGGATACAATGACCATCCCCACTCCCAGCCTCTCACTTGATGATGAGGGTGGAGCCATTGAGCTCATGCACAAGGAAGGCCAGGACAGCAGCCTTCTGCTGGGGTGGCTGGGCCTGAAAAGGCTGGGTGCGCAGGCGGTCACAGAGGGCTGGCTCTACTCCATATGCCATAAGGAAGCAGCGCAGGATCTCTGACACATTGTCTCTTGTCAGTGGGATCTCAGACACCTTCTCCCCCAAGATCTTTAGGGACTGTGTGGAGGACAGCATAATGGGGGTGAGTAGGGAAAGATGCACAACCAAGTTGGGTGAATGTGCAAGAGGAAAATACATCAGAAGAGAACTATGGGGGTTAAGACAGAATACGAAAGAAGaccacaaaagaaaaggaaaaaataaagaaaaataaaataaggagaggagtcaggaagaaaaagaaatggaaaaatataaggaaaagagaaacactaAGTAGTTACATCTCCTTTACTTGTCCTGGTTACTTTGGGAGGGACTTGCACTCACCTGACAGTAGGAGGGAAAGCCAGGATCATGGAGTGCAGCCTTCAGCAGCCTGACCAGCAGGTCTTGCACCTCACCCAAGCTGTCACCTTGACACAGGAGTCCCTCCTGCAGGACCCCCAGGCTAGGCACATCTTTGGCAGGATCAAAGCCCAGCACCTTGCCAAAGCTATGCAGGAACTCCACAATGGTCAAGCAGTCTGAGAAGGCTCCACTGGGCAATGTCAGACCAGGGACTCGTGAGAAGTCAGGCAGGGGCTAGAGAGAGAAAAGTGAGTAGAGAGTTCTGTTAAACATAACAGAAGATGACAATTTGCATGTCTACAAGAGgttcttcctttaatttttatgtaattttttttttttttttgagatagggtctcactctgtcacccaagctggagtgcagtggcatgatctctgcttactgcagcctcgacctcctaagcccaagcaattctcccacctcagtctctcaaatagctgggactacaggtacatgccaccacacccagctaattttcgtattttttgtagagatgaggtctcgccatgttgcccaggctggtcttgaactgctgggctcaagcgatctgcccgcctcggcctcccaaagtgctgggattacagtgtgagccatggcacccggccttCCTTTAATCTTTAATGGAAATGTCTCTCCCATTGcagaagtcctttttttttttttaaaggaaagtctTCCCAGCTGACCCAGGAACTGTTACTCTCTCCTCACTACCTGGTGGTCAGTCAGACACATATCCTCTGTCGGCTTCTTCATTTCCTCCAAGATCATCTGCTGCCTCTGCCGTTCCTCCAAGCGCCTCTGTGTGGCCAGGGTCTTATCTGCTTTACAGGCTGGCTTGGCTTTGGtcacctcctccttttccttcatttttaccttctccttcttttccctcttgactttttccttcagtttttcctgctttgtctttcctttttctttctcagcctACCCAAGGAAGAGAGGAACCAAGACTGCCATAAAGATATCAGTCACTATCCTTCCCTGGTCCCAGTCCTCCCAACCTCACAGCCCAGAAATCTCACTATAAAACAAGACTGATGTACATGTCCTGCAAAATCAGTTTAGTGGCTTCGAAATTATACTTGGCAAGTTTGTACATGCACCTACCTTGGATTTCTTCTTAGCTTCCTTCTGCTTTAAGCTCTTGGTCTCTTGTTTCCGCTTATTTCTGGCCTGTAAACCATAAGGGAAGTCATTTCTCCTCAAACTCTGAAAGCATCTCTGCTTGGGCTAGGATTCAAAAACAGACAAGGGTGCTGGGGAGGAGAGGTGAGAGATGGAATGAGGGGTTGGCAATGGATTAATTCTCTCACCCTAGAGATGCCCACGTTATTTTTGAACAAACCCAATTCTCTAAATCAAGTGCAAGAAATTTCAGGGTAATGAAGATATGCTGCTACACAGGGAGTGACGGATgtgggaaatgaaaataaaagatgaagtaAGTTGTAGGAAAAATTAACCTACTGTTTCATCTCTCTGATGTCCCTCACCTGCCCTTGGATAGTAGTCTGACACTCTCCCCGTTGAACCTTCTGCCTCATCTTCTTCTTGCTTTTAGCAATCTTTGCTTTATCCTCCTCATTCAATGTTTCTgtgagagcagaaagaaaaatgaaacaagtgAGGCAGGAAGGCAGTTCTCTAGCATCCAGGGCAACACATGCCCGTCTCAAAGctggcctcccaagcagctccCTGAAGAATCTagagtagctttttttttttttaagtatacataATAAAACATTGGGGGAAAAAATGTAGGAGAGGCACCTGCTATGGGGGTGGCACAAAGAACTCAAATGACATCTCCTGCCCAGAAGCACCAGCCCCTGGCTCCAATCAGACTGCTTTAGAAGGTGTCCTGCTGATAGAAAAGAGGCCACAATGGCAGAGTAGCCTTGGAGCCAATCTCTCTCCCAGGATACCTGACAAGAGCAGAAACCCACGGACTGATTTTAGAGCAGAAAGCAGAGAAAGGATACAGCAAGCCAAACTGCCAGGGAAAGAGGGTAGTAGTTAGAAGCACTGATTAACCAAGGGTGTGCCAGAAAAAAGGCCCACACAGTGGACACCTCAAAAGAATCACTGACATAGTTATTGATCATGCTCAGCTCCATGTCTTGCTTCACTAAAAGTTCTGAATTTCTTCCTTTCGGGAAGACTTGTGGAAGTATAATTCTGCAAACAAGAGTATTTCATAATTGATGTTTCTGACatgactatatatacatatatatattttttgacacggagtctcactctgtcgcccaggctgaagtgcaatggcacaatctcggctcactgcaatctccacctcccaggttcaagcgattctcctgcctcagccaccccagtagctgggactacaggcgcgtgccaccacgcccagttaatttttagtatttttagtacaagcggagtttcaccgttttagccatgACGGTCTTGAttgcctgacctcatgatccgctggtctcagcctctcaaagagctgggattacagccgtgagccaccgtgcctggccctgacatgacaatatttattattttgtttctggtaTAGAAACGCCACCACATGTCTACGTGACAACCCTCTAAGACAGATATTATGGGCAGATGAACTACCTAAGGCTTTGATTAAAATATGAGacttagctgggtgcagtggctcacacctgtaatcccagcactttgggaggctgaagcaggcggatcacctgaggtcaggagttcgagaccagcctgaccaacatggagaaaccccatctctactaaaaatacaaaattagctgggcgtggtggcatatgcctgtaatcccagctactctggaggctgaggcaggagaatcgcttaaacctgggaggttgcggtgagccaagatcgcgccattgcactccagcctgggcaacaagagcaaaactccatctggaaaaaaaaaaaaaaagggccaggcgtgggggctacacctgtaatcccagcactttgagaggtcgaggtgggcggatcacgaggtcaggagatcgagaccatcctggctaacatggtgaaaccccgtctctactaaaaatacaaaaaattagccaggtgtggtggcgtgcacctgtagtcccagctactcgggaggccgaggcaggagaatggggtgaatccaggaggcagagcttgtagtgagccaagatcgtgccactgcactccatcctgggtgacagagtaagactctgtctcaaaaaaaaaaaaacaaaatgagacttGTTCTAGGTCATTTGGTTGAAACATGACACGGCTAGATGTCTGAGTGAAAATCAAAAGACTAAGTTTTTTCACATTCTTCACACTACACCAGGGTAAACACACTATTTACTGAAAAATGTAGGTATTTCTCACCTGTCCATCCACTAAAACAgtgcctattattattattatattattattattattttgagatggagtttcactcttgttgcccaggctggagtgcaatggtgtgatctcagctcactgcaacctctgcctcctgggttcaagccattctcctgcctcagcctcccgagtagctgggattacaggcatgcgccaccatgcctggctaattttgtatttatagtagagacagggtttcttcatgttggtcaggctggtcttgaactcccgacctcaggtgatctgccctcctcagtctcccaaagtggtgggattacaggcgtgagccaccgtgcctggctttttttttttttttttttttttttgagacagagtctagctctatcaccaagctggagtgcagtggcgcaatctcagcttactgaaacctccacctcccaggttcaagctattctcctgcctcagcctcccaagtaggtgggactacaggcacacaccaccacgcccagctaattttttgttttgtatttttagtagagacggggttttaccatgttcgccaggatggtctcaatctcttgacctcacgatccgcccgccttggccttccgaagtgctgggattacaggtgtgagacactgtgcccggcctattattttttttagaaacagggccttgctctgttgcccaggttggaatgcaataaCACAACTGAAGTTTACTGTAGcctccaaactcctgggctcaagtgatcctctgctgcctgcctcagcctcctgggtaactgggattattaagcacacaccaccatgcctggctcccaaTTATCTTTTGAATTCAGATGTGAATTCTGAACCTCCATGATAGTAGAAATGGGTAAGGTAAAAGGGTACAACTGAACCAGTATATGATAAGGAGctaaaagatggaaagaaagggCAAGAAAGTCCTCTCCTCTGGGCTAAACACACCTGGGGGCAGCCCAAGGTTTCACTGGTAACAGCAACTCAAGAAAGACCATGGCTGGAAAAGTAGTATTCCCAAGCGCTGGGACTAGGATGCTGGATTCCAAGGAGAAGCTGATTCAGATTCATTCTTCCCAGATAATGTTAGTTACACTCCTGGGAAATCCAGGTATTAGCAATTCATCAACATTTTAGATACCTCATGGAGGGAGCAGAATCCCAAAGTAAGAAATACCACTGTACCTTGGGCCTCCAGTTTCTTTAGGGGGCGGTTGTCTGTCTTGTTCAATAGCTCAGTGATTTTGACCTTAGGTGGCCGACCTCGACCCCGTTTCACCTTGGGGACTTCCTTAGTCTTAGCCTTCTCAGTGTTTCGAGGTCGACCCCGTTTGCCAGTAATTGCCTGAATCCTCGACGGGATctcctctgctgagagctgcaccCACTGCAAGCCCTAAGGTAGCAAGGGAGACTGTTACAGTAGTAAGGAATCAGTGCAGGCCACGAGGCCCTCGGAACCATTCAATGCCCCAGAACCTTCAAACCCCACGAGAGGAAGCTGCAGCTTGTCCACCAACTCTTCCTCAGGGACAAAAGCATATTTAACCCTTGGGTCTGCACCTCTGGCGTGTCTCTTTCTTCAAAGAAATCTCCAACAGGCATACGGGGACTGAAGCTGAAGTGCTCTCGGCGGACACTGTGTACCACGTTGCGGCTCAGGTACTAAGAGGAAGAAGTAAAGTAACATTAATAAAGTTGGATCCTACCATGTCTTTGGCCAGCAAAGGCATAAGCAGAACAGGCCCAGAGCAGACAATGCCAGCCTGTTGTCACTGAGCCCAAGAACGGAGTCTTGGGCAGTGGAAAGGAGTCCACTGAGCCCAAGAAAGCAGTCCTTTAAAAAAAGCTACATTACCTTGATCACTTCTGGAAATTGCTTCATCCTCTTCCCACAGGGGCCATAATACCAGGTCTCCCCCTGCCATCGGTGGCTGCCCTTCTTGATGCGCACCTCTCTCCGCCACCTGCCAGAGAAGCACATGGGCCCTGCCGCCAGGTCACACCCCTACCCACTCCCATGCCACCTAAGCGCGAAGCCCTCTgagcagatggccctccccacATTTGTATCTCTAGAACTGCATGCAGATGCAAAAGCACCAAGAGAGATAAGCTTGGCTAGAAGGCTGACTTGAGCTCCAGCAAATACATCAAGGCCCTTAGGAGAAAAGCACTACACCAAACTGCACAAGCTCAGAGAGATCTCCATCCCTCCTTTACAAAATCAGTGAGATAAGCTGCCAGAAACCCCTCCCTGAGCCATTCAGGGCAGTTACTGGATTTCCAGTAAAGAGGATAAAGACCTAAGGGGAATAAAGACAGAAGACAAAGGGCAGGGAGgcaagcagaaaaataaatttgctgcTGATTCCATGAAAAGACTCAATATGCCAGGGTTTAGTTAGGAACTCTGTGTTCTGAGCAGAACACAAAGTTAGTCAGAGTTAGTTCTAAGACTAACTCTAATCTTTCTCTCAAAATTTTAAGCAGTACTCAGACTTGGTGACCACAAGTAGCCttgaggggcaggggtggggaagaTCCAGGAAGGCAGTTATTTCCACAAGGCCCTGGTGTCAGCTAGTTTGTTCATTTTGGTCA
This sequence is a window from Homo sapiens chromosome 12, GRCh38.p14 Primary Assembly. Protein-coding genes within it:
- the BAZ2A gene encoding bromodomain adjacent to zinc finger domain protein 2A isoform X9, with translation MIWTEGGAPELLVLFPAHSLGGSNTNLYVKWRPKDSEELGGPSLELCQPDMEMEANDHFNFTGLPPAPAASGLKPSPSSGEGLYTNGSPMNFPQQGKSLNGDVNVNGLSTVSHTTTSGILNSAPHSSSTSHLHHPSVAYDCLWNYSQYPSANPGSNLKDPPLLSQFSGGQYPLNGILGGSRQPSSPSHNTNLRAGSQEFWANGTQSPMGLNFDSQELYDSFPDQNFEEVGSGIHPDEAAEKEMTSVVAENGTGLVGSLELEEEQPELKMCGYNGSVPSVESLHQEVSVLVPDPTVSCLDDPSHLPDQLEDTPILSEDSLEPFNSLAPEPVSGGLYGIDDTELMGAEDKLPLEDSPVISALDCPSLNNATAFSLLADDSQTSTSIFASPTSPPVLGESVLQDNSFDLNNGSDAEQEEMETQSSDFPPSLTQPAPDQSSTIQLHPATSPAVSPTTSPAVSLVVSPAASPEISPEVCPAASTVVSPAVFSVVSPASSAVLPAVSLEVPLTASVTSPKASPVTSPAAAFPTASPANKDVSSFLETTADVEEITGEGLTASGSGDVMRRRIATPEEVRLPLQHGWRREVRIKKGSHRWQGETWYYGPCGKRMKQFPEVIKYLSRNVVHSVRREHFSFSPRMPVGDFFEERDTPEGLQWVQLSAEEIPSRIQAITGKRGRPRNTEKAKTKEVPKVKRGRGRPPKVKITELLNKTDNRPLKKLEAQETLNEEDKAKIAKSKKKMRQKVQRGECQTTIQGQARNKRKQETKSLKQKEAKKKSKAEKEKGKTKQEKLKEKVKREKKEKVKMKEKEEVTKAKPACKADKTLATQRRLEERQRQQMILEEMKKPTEDMCLTDHQPLPDFSRVPGLTLPSGAFSDCLTIVEFLHSFGKVLGFDPAKDVPSLGVLQEGLLCQGDSLGEVQDLLVRLLKAALHDPGFPSYCQSLKILGEKVSEIPLTRDNVSEILRCFLMAYGVEPALCDRLRTQPFQAQPPQQKAAVLAFLVHELNGSTLIINEIDKTLESMSSYRKNKWIVEGRLRRLKTVLAKRTGRSEVEMEGPEECLGRRRSSRIMEETSGMEEEEEEESIAAVPGRRGRRDGEVDATASSIPELERQIEKLSKRQLFFRKKLLHSSQMLRAVSLGQDRYRRRYWVLPYLAGIFVEGTEGNLVPEEVIKKETDSLKVAAHASLNPALFSMKMELAGSNTTASSPARARGRPRKTKPGSMQPRHLKSPVRGQDSEQPQAQLQPEAQLHAPAQPQPQLQLQLQSHKGFLEQEGSPLSLGQSQHDLSQSAFLSWLSQTQSHSSLLSSSVLTPDSSPGKLDPAPSQPPEEPEPDEAESSPDPQALWFNISAQMPCNAAPTPPPAVSEDQPTPSPQQLASSKPMNRPSAANPCSPVQFSSTPLAGLAPKRRAGDPGEMPQSPTGLGQPKRRGRPPSKFFKQMEQRYLTQLTAQPVPPEMCSGWWWIRDPEMLDAMLKALHPRGIREKALHKHLNKHRDFLQEVCLRPSADPIFEPRQLPAFQEGIMSWSPKEKTYETDLAVLQWVEELEQRVIMSDLQIRGWTCPSPDSTREDLAYCEHLSDSQEDITWRGRGREGLAPQRKTTNPLDLAVMRLAALEQNVERRYLREPLWPTHEVVLEKALLSTPNGAPEGTTTEISYEITPRIRVWRQTLERCRSAAQVCLCLGQLERSIAWEKSVNKVTCLVCRKGDNDEFLLLCDGCDRGCHIYCHRPKMEAVPEGDWFCTVCLAQQVEGEFTQKPGFPKRGQKRKSGYSLNFSEGDGRRRRVLLRGRESPAAGPRYSEEGLSPSKRRRLSMRNHHSDLTFCEIILMEMESHDAAWPFLEPVNPRLVSGYRRIIKNPMDFSTMRERLLRGGYTSSEEFAADALLVFDNCQTFNEDDSEVGKAGHIMRRFFESRWEEFYQGKQANL